A stretch of Malus sylvestris chromosome 11, drMalSylv7.2, whole genome shotgun sequence DNA encodes these proteins:
- the LOC126589591 gene encoding BEACH domain-containing protein A2-like isoform X4, translated as MLVSFFCLQHIDKHSLLDSGILCCLIHILNAHLDPDEANQKQKATDRDEPFPTEKDYDGDAGQVRRLEILVLLLVNDNRSTAKYICKHHLIKALLMAVKDFNPDCGDSTYTMGIMDLPLVCVEVSYRPAGRSWWCLA; from the exons ATGCTTGTTTCCTTTTTCTGTTTGCAGCATATTGATAAACACTCTCTCCTTGATTCGGGGATATTGTGCTGTCTCATTCATATTCTCAATGCTCATCTGGATCCTGATGAAGCCAATCAAAAGCAAAAGGCTACTGATCGTGATGAACCATTTCCAACTGAGAAAGATTATGACGGTGATGCAGGTCAGGTCCGTCGGCTTGAG ATTCTTGTTCTTCTCTTGGTCAATGACAACAGGAGCACAGcaaaatatatttgcaaacatCATCTG ATCAAAGCTCTTTTAATGGCTGTCAAAGATTTCAATCCTGATTGCGGTGATTCTACATATACCATGGGCATCATGGATTTGCCGCTTGTATGTGTGGAAGTATCATATAGACCTG CCGGTAGAAGCTGGTGGTGTCTGGCTTAG
- the LOC126589591 gene encoding uncharacterized protein LOC126589591 isoform X6, producing MPFWILMKPIKRKRLLIVMNYLKVRKIMTVMQVKSVGLRCIFNIFELQPVVARGIFFILNLIFASLANHPLAAQSLIEDDSLQLLVQMVANGSLTVFSRHKESPVLLHSLPYLFLFFSWSMTTGAQQNIFANII from the exons ATGCCCTTCTGGATCCTGATGAAGccaatcaaaagaaaaaggctaCTGATCGTGATGAACTATTTAAAAGTGAGGAAGATTATGACGGTGATGCAGGTCAAGTCCGTCGGCTTGAG GTGTATATTTAACATATTTGAACTACAGCCAGTAGTAGCACGTGGCATTTTTTTCATACTGAACTTAATCTTTGCTT CACTGGCAAACCATCCTTTGGCAGCACAAAGTTTGATTGAGGATGATTCTCTTCAGTTGCTCGTTCAGATGGTTGCGAATGGCTCTTTGACAGTCTTCTCTCGACATAAGGAGAGCCCGGTTCTGCTGCACAGCCTTCCCTATTT ATTCTTGTTCTTCTCTTGGTCAATGACAACAGGAGCACAGcaaaatatatttgcaaacatCATCTG A
- the LOC126589591 gene encoding BEACH domain-containing protein A2-like isoform X7 → MLVSFFCLQHIDKHSLLDSGILCCLIHILNAHLDPDEANQKQKATDRDEPFPTEKDYDGDAGQVRRLEILVLLLVNDNRSTAKYICKHHLIKALLMAVKDFNPDCGDSTYTMGIMDLLLVCVEVSYRPAY, encoded by the exons ATGCTTGTTTCCTTTTTCTGTTTGCAGCATATTGATAAACACTCTCTCCTTGATTCGGGGATATTGTGCTGTCTCATTCATATTCTCAATGCTCATCTGGATCCTGATGAAGCCAATCAAAAGCAAAAGGCTACTGATCGTGATGAACCATTTCCAACTGAGAAAGATTATGACGGTGATGCAGGTCAGGTCCGTCGGCTTGAG ATTCTTGTTCTTCTCTTGGTCAATGACAACAGGAGCACAGcaaaatatatttgcaaacatCATCTG ATCAAAGCTCTTTTAATGGCTGTCAAAGATTTCAATCCTGATTGCGGTGATTCTACATATACCATGGGCATCATGGATTTGCTGCTTGTATGCGTGGAAGTATCATATAGACCTG CCTATTGA
- the LOC126589590 gene encoding uncharacterized protein LOC126589590, which translates to MGRAPSTVKYIFRSIQRSHHFLLSHSYPTQKKNMSAFRQFFKRLTGAKAGGTSAAAVEPKVKVEYDVSSSHPRHVIKIFIHPEDEESVNLLAGSADLFWKSGRTLLKAKESSLKEALKGEGCCFSQQSEERIVSLLHQSCENTTRLEYLEQVAEHYAKYGLTKGSPPPPVRPLPPSKQEANGNNNGKGNGDGKGQGQGKGEGDGTIRVDILKGSFGGRAE; encoded by the exons ATGGGAAGGGCACCATCAActgtaaaatatatttttcggTCAATTCAAAGGTCACATCATTTCCTCCTCTCTCACAGCTACCCAACGCAGAAAAAGAACATGAGTGCATTTCGACAGTTCTTCAAGCGGCTGACTGGAGCCAAAGCAGGAGGTACCTCCGCTGCCGCCGTTGAACCAAAGGTGAAGGTGGAATACGATGTTTCTTCGTCCCACCCCAGACATgtgatcaaaattttcatccatccagAGGACGAAGAGAGTGTCAACCTCCTAGCCGGCAGTGCAGATCTTTTCTGGAAGTCCGGCAGAACACTGTTAAAGGCGAAGGAGAGTAGCCTGAAGGAAGCGTTGAAGGGTGAAGGCTGTTGCTTCAGCCAGCAGAGTGAGGAGCGCATCGTTTCCCTGCTTCACCAGTCGTGTGAGAACACAACCCGTCTTGAGTACCTGGAGCAGGTTGCAGAACATTACGCAAAATATGGACTCACAAAGGggtctcctcctcctcctgtcCGTCCTCTACCACCGTCGAAGCAGGAGGCAAATGGCAACAACAACGGGAAAGGCAACGGCGACGGGAAAGGGCAAGGGCAAGGGAAAGGCGAGGGCGACGGAACCATTCGAGTTGACATTTTAAAAG GATCATTTGGTGGAAGAGCAGAATGA
- the LOC126589591 gene encoding BEACH domain-containing protein A2-like isoform X3, with protein MLVSFFCLQHIDKHSLLDSGILCCLIHILNAHLDPDEANQKQKATDRDEPFPTEKDYDGDAGQVRRLEILVLLLVNDNRSTAKYICKHHLIKALLMAVKDFNPDCGDSTYTMGIMDLPLVCVEVSYRPALVCLGSDMITFLAGRSWWCLA; from the exons ATGCTTGTTTCCTTTTTCTGTTTGCAGCATATTGATAAACACTCTCTCCTTGATTCGGGGATATTGTGCTGTCTCATTCATATTCTCAATGCTCATCTGGATCCTGATGAAGCCAATCAAAAGCAAAAGGCTACTGATCGTGATGAACCATTTCCAACTGAGAAAGATTATGACGGTGATGCAGGTCAGGTCCGTCGGCTTGAG ATTCTTGTTCTTCTCTTGGTCAATGACAACAGGAGCACAGcaaaatatatttgcaaacatCATCTG ATCAAAGCTCTTTTAATGGCTGTCAAAGATTTCAATCCTGATTGCGGTGATTCTACATATACCATGGGCATCATGGATTTGCCGCTTGTATGTGTGGAAGTATCATATAGACCTG CCTTAGTATGTCTTGGTTCTGATATGATAACATTTTTAGCCGGTAGAAGCTGGTGGTGTCTGGCTTAG
- the LOC126589591 gene encoding uncharacterized protein LOC126589591 isoform X1 gives MRNEVDLPIGDFEETRSTCAGPSAAETRRILINTLSLIRGYCAVSFIFSMLIWILMKPIKSKRLLIVMNHFQLRKIMTVMQVRSVGLRCIFNIFELQPVVARGIFFILNLIFASLANHPLAAQSLIEDDSLQLLVQMVANGSLTVFSRHKESPVLLHSLPYLFLFFSWSMTTGAQQNIFANII, from the exons ATGAGAAACGAGGTCGACCTGCCGATCGGTGACTTCGAAGAAACGAGGTCGACCTGCGCTGGACCTTCCGCCGCAGAAACTCGCCG CATATTGATAAACACTCTCTCCTTGATTCGGGGATATTGTGCTGTCTCATTCATATTCTCAATGCTCATCTGGATCCTGATGAAGCCAATCAAAAGCAAAAGGCTACTGATCGTGATGAACCATTTCCAACTGAGAAAGATTATGACGGTGATGCAGGTCAGGTCCGTCGGCTTGAG GTGTATATTTAACATATTTGAACTACAGCCAGTAGTAGCACGTGGCATTTTTTTCATACTGAACTTAATCTTTGCTT CACTGGCAAACCATCCTTTGGCAGCACAAAGTTTGATTGAGGATGATTCTCTTCAGTTGCTCGTTCAGATGGTTGCGAATGGCTCTTTGACAGTCTTCTCTCGACATAAGGAGAGCCCGGTTCTGCTGCACAGCCTTCCCTATTT ATTCTTGTTCTTCTCTTGGTCAATGACAACAGGAGCACAGcaaaatatatttgcaaacatCATCTG A
- the LOC126589591 gene encoding BEACH domain-containing protein A2-like isoform X5 produces the protein MLVSFFCLQHIDKHSLLDSGILCCLIHILNAHLDPDEANQKQKATDRDEPFPTEKDYDGDAGQVRRLEILVLLLVNDNRSTAKYICKHHLIKALLMAVKDFNPDCGDSTYTMGIMDLLLVCVEVSYRPAGRSWWCLA, from the exons ATGCTTGTTTCCTTTTTCTGTTTGCAGCATATTGATAAACACTCTCTCCTTGATTCGGGGATATTGTGCTGTCTCATTCATATTCTCAATGCTCATCTGGATCCTGATGAAGCCAATCAAAAGCAAAAGGCTACTGATCGTGATGAACCATTTCCAACTGAGAAAGATTATGACGGTGATGCAGGTCAGGTCCGTCGGCTTGAG ATTCTTGTTCTTCTCTTGGTCAATGACAACAGGAGCACAGcaaaatatatttgcaaacatCATCTG ATCAAAGCTCTTTTAATGGCTGTCAAAGATTTCAATCCTGATTGCGGTGATTCTACATATACCATGGGCATCATGGATTTGCTGCTTGTATGCGTGGAAGTATCATATAGACCTG CCGGTAGAAGCTGGTGGTGTCTGGCTTAG
- the LOC126589591 gene encoding uncharacterized protein LOC126589591 isoform X2 — MRNEVDLPIGDFEETRSTCAGPSAAETRRILINTLSLIRGYCAVSFIFSMLIWILMKPIKSKRLLIVMNHFQLRKIMTVMQVRSVGLRCIFNIFELQPVVARGIFFILNLIFASLANHPLAAQSLIEDDSLQLLVQMVANGSLTVFSRHKESPVLLHSLPYL, encoded by the exons ATGAGAAACGAGGTCGACCTGCCGATCGGTGACTTCGAAGAAACGAGGTCGACCTGCGCTGGACCTTCCGCCGCAGAAACTCGCCG CATATTGATAAACACTCTCTCCTTGATTCGGGGATATTGTGCTGTCTCATTCATATTCTCAATGCTCATCTGGATCCTGATGAAGCCAATCAAAAGCAAAAGGCTACTGATCGTGATGAACCATTTCCAACTGAGAAAGATTATGACGGTGATGCAGGTCAGGTCCGTCGGCTTGAG GTGTATATTTAACATATTTGAACTACAGCCAGTAGTAGCACGTGGCATTTTTTTCATACTGAACTTAATCTTTGCTT CACTGGCAAACCATCCTTTGGCAGCACAAAGTTTGATTGAGGATGATTCTCTTCAGTTGCTCGTTCAGATGGTTGCGAATGGCTCTTTGACAGTCTTCTCTCGACATAAGGAGAGCCCGGTTCTGCTGCACAGCCTTCCCTATTTGTAA